A section of the Naumannella cuiyingiana genome encodes:
- a CDS encoding relaxase/mobilization nuclease domain-containing protein, which yields MRGLITYLLGPGRSDEHTNQRVIAGSEPLEFEYGDIAFGEDVFAPAEAANLVHELNAPMQAKRARGELPEDRGFVFHAVLSMQPGAVLDDATWNQIAHDYIEAMGFDDAAGTKVPCRWVAVHHGPSAGGNDHLHLAVQMIRDDGTWASNANSYRRSAAARRMIEEKYQLGHAEDLAQRRDHVPYPRHDASQEVHGAQVPAPAHERLRERMLAAASAAADEADYVRRLWGSRVLTRPRYADGRRSVVTGYSVALIEADGTRSTWRGAGQVHPSLRLPRLRERWEATPDSAARAARMWRAEKGAGAAVPRDPKVQRPAAAAVRELEQARAALGDETGGEGVSGLVAGVYAALAHRHERGKGGPLHEAAEAFARADSQLPARLRYPPPTLTTPLGRSVRLIAQAQSDQDVVAWMALAEQLSHLATAVADRNAARADLRETEYLRGAVSAAREVVPKVGRAAPAPRTGPEQASSGSRRRRTGQVGERPAHLRRENGPDQSRGR from the coding sequence ATGCGCGGGCTGATCACGTACTTGTTGGGGCCGGGCCGGTCGGATGAGCACACGAATCAGCGGGTGATCGCGGGGTCGGAGCCGTTGGAGTTCGAGTATGGCGATATCGCGTTCGGTGAGGACGTGTTCGCGCCGGCGGAGGCGGCGAACCTGGTGCACGAGCTGAACGCGCCGATGCAGGCGAAACGGGCCCGCGGCGAGCTCCCGGAAGATCGCGGGTTCGTGTTCCATGCGGTGTTGTCGATGCAGCCCGGCGCGGTGCTCGACGATGCGACCTGGAACCAGATCGCGCACGACTACATCGAGGCGATGGGTTTCGATGACGCGGCGGGTACGAAGGTGCCGTGCCGGTGGGTTGCGGTGCATCACGGCCCGTCGGCCGGCGGGAACGATCACCTGCATCTGGCGGTGCAGATGATCCGCGACGACGGGACGTGGGCGAGCAACGCAAACTCGTATCGCCGATCGGCCGCGGCCCGCAGGATGATCGAGGAGAAGTACCAGCTCGGGCATGCCGAAGACCTCGCCCAGCGCCGCGATCACGTGCCGTACCCGCGGCACGATGCGAGCCAGGAAGTTCACGGTGCGCAGGTGCCGGCACCGGCGCATGAGCGGCTGCGGGAGCGGATGCTCGCGGCCGCGAGCGCGGCGGCGGACGAGGCGGATTACGTACGCCGGCTGTGGGGATCGCGGGTGCTGACCCGGCCCCGCTACGCCGACGGTAGGCGGTCGGTGGTCACCGGGTACTCGGTGGCGCTGATCGAGGCTGACGGCACCCGGAGTACCTGGCGCGGGGCGGGGCAGGTACATCCGTCGTTGCGGCTGCCGAGGCTGCGGGAACGCTGGGAGGCGACACCGGATTCGGCGGCGCGCGCGGCACGCATGTGGCGGGCGGAGAAGGGCGCCGGGGCAGCGGTGCCGCGCGATCCGAAGGTGCAGCGTCCCGCCGCCGCGGCGGTTCGGGAGCTGGAGCAGGCCCGGGCGGCGCTGGGCGACGAAACTGGTGGTGAGGGTGTCAGTGGCTTGGTGGCCGGCGTGTACGCGGCGTTGGCGCATCGGCACGAGCGCGGCAAAGGCGGCCCGCTGCACGAGGCGGCCGAGGCGTTCGCCCGGGCAGACAGTCAGCTGCCGGCGCGGTTGCGTTACCCACCGCCCACGTTGACGACGCCGCTAGGCCGGTCGGTGCGGCTGATCGCCCAGGCGCAGAGCGACCAGGACGTGGTGGCGTGGATGGCGCTCGCCGAGCAGCTGAGCCACCTTGCGACCGCGGTCGCGGATCGGAACGCGGCGCGGGCCGATCTGCGCGAGACGGAGTACCTGCGCGGGGCGGTGAGCGCGGCACGAGAAGTGGTACCGAAGGTGGGCCGGGCCGCACCCGCGCCGAGGACCGGACCGGAGCAGGCCAGCTCCGGAAGCCGGCGCCGGCGAACGGGACAGGTGGGTGAGCGGCCGGCGCACCTGCGCCGGGAGAACGGGCCGGATCAGAGCCGTGGCCGGTAA
- a CDS encoding AAA family ATPase, with protein sequence MAPLPGREELLRTWQEMLADVQTDGRAGGKDYLLLGYRGVGKSVTMQQAVELGQKTGYSTVGLIGNPDTPMVTALFQSALHQAETNDRPSPWQRAVQGLRRIGGVGLDLGGIVKADIKLTETAKPNADVAPASMYDPSAIGSTLARLAEDLRAEQGRGGLILSVDELQMSHERDIRALGGVLNHLNLRHPSAPIVFIGTGLPHTMRVLQGRDPERPLITNPARLFTPVAIPGELSRDAFEDALQRPALERGVRWTAEALDRADEITGRYPAHVQAIGAAAWAQAAGPNKITAVDVAAGQRAALETMEQQYLEPRWNDLTDLQQGYIAAIALCGGEARSGHVAAMLGYESSSEVSEMRDRLIRTGDILEARRGWVAVANPMMTEWAPQKYQETWMNHDPGLPGALPSLTDMAELRDRYTDGRSARDKEALSAAEIARLSWAKPARHVRGSQSRPALEPGRRPGPGRDQDSGRERG encoded by the coding sequence TTGGCGCCGCTGCCCGGTCGTGAAGAGCTGCTCCGGACCTGGCAGGAGATGCTCGCCGATGTGCAGACCGATGGCCGCGCGGGAGGGAAAGACTACTTACTCCTCGGCTACCGCGGCGTGGGGAAGTCGGTCACGATGCAGCAAGCCGTCGAGCTCGGTCAGAAGACCGGCTACAGCACGGTCGGGTTGATCGGTAACCCCGATACACCGATGGTGACGGCGCTGTTCCAGTCAGCATTGCATCAGGCCGAGACGAACGATCGGCCCTCACCGTGGCAGCGAGCCGTTCAAGGACTGCGTCGCATCGGTGGGGTCGGCCTGGACCTCGGTGGCATCGTCAAGGCTGACATCAAGCTGACCGAGACGGCGAAGCCGAATGCCGACGTGGCGCCGGCGAGCATGTACGACCCGTCGGCCATCGGCTCGACGCTCGCCCGGCTGGCCGAGGATCTGCGCGCCGAGCAGGGGCGGGGCGGTCTGATCTTGTCGGTTGATGAGCTGCAGATGAGTCACGAGCGTGACATTCGCGCGCTGGGTGGCGTGCTGAACCATCTGAATCTGCGCCATCCGTCTGCTCCGATCGTGTTCATCGGCACCGGGCTCCCGCACACCATGCGGGTGCTGCAGGGTCGCGATCCGGAGCGGCCATTGATCACCAACCCGGCCAGGTTGTTCACCCCGGTGGCGATCCCGGGCGAGCTGAGCCGCGACGCGTTCGAGGACGCGCTGCAGCGACCCGCTCTGGAGCGCGGGGTCCGATGGACCGCTGAGGCGCTGGATCGTGCCGATGAGATCACCGGCCGGTATCCGGCTCACGTGCAGGCGATCGGCGCAGCGGCCTGGGCACAAGCCGCAGGGCCGAACAAGATCACCGCCGTTGACGTAGCGGCGGGTCAGCGCGCGGCCTTGGAGACGATGGAGCAGCAGTACCTTGAGCCGCGCTGGAACGATCTGACCGATCTGCAGCAGGGCTACATTGCTGCGATCGCGTTGTGTGGTGGAGAAGCCCGGTCCGGGCACGTCGCAGCCATGTTGGGCTATGAGTCCTCGTCTGAGGTGTCGGAGATGCGGGACCGGCTGATCCGAACCGGCGACATCTTGGAAGCGCGGCGCGGCTGGGTCGCGGTGGCGAACCCGATGATGACCGAGTGGGCACCGCAGAAGTATCAGGAAACGTGGATGAACCACGACCCCGGCCTACCCGGCGCGCTGCCGTCGCTGACCGACATGGCCGAGCTGCGCGACCGCTATACCGATGGCCGCAGTGCTCGGGACAAGGAGGCGCTATCGGCGGCGGAGATCGCGCGGTTGAGCTGGGCGAAACCCGCCCGCCACGTCCGCGGTTCGCAAAGCCGGCCGGCGCTTGAGCCGGGCCGGCGGCCCGGCCCGGGCCGTGACCAGGATTCCGGGCGCGAGCGCGGATAG
- a CDS encoding DUF4913 domain-containing protein produces the protein MSELDAEEAAAAWARAEASGDTGAIDDARDHLASGDPAGSNAPPPAGPPTGPMVDSATARALVDRAETALDAAVDDLAAAEDAHADTDGTLRVAEAKAEAYATDPSRKEWERLAAAEAVEKARRAHDRAAGKVLRRRSRHDKAEQQLDAATEILRLAEQAAADQPAADAAGAEAKPMAFANVEQFVTRYLLEVTRRPGLQWCTTWWRHAEAVDRLRALWTSWEAMRWEGPTAMTVWWRDYCDPTVYALMKKDGTFASCDHSTDVHKQGRLLPTDQAPDGLLDEPEPEPGQGEN, from the coding sequence GTGAGCGAACTCGATGCCGAAGAAGCCGCCGCCGCCTGGGCGCGAGCCGAGGCGTCCGGCGACACCGGCGCCATCGACGACGCCCGGGATCACCTCGCCTCCGGTGATCCTGCCGGCAGCAACGCCCCACCACCGGCCGGGCCACCGACCGGCCCGATGGTCGATTCCGCCACCGCCCGCGCCCTCGTCGACCGTGCCGAAACCGCGCTCGACGCCGCCGTCGACGACCTAGCGGCCGCCGAAGATGCCCACGCCGATACCGACGGCACACTGCGGGTGGCCGAGGCCAAAGCCGAGGCCTACGCGACCGACCCCAGCAGGAAGGAGTGGGAGCGGCTCGCAGCGGCCGAAGCCGTCGAGAAGGCACGCCGGGCCCACGACCGCGCCGCAGGCAAGGTCCTGCGGCGCCGCAGCCGCCATGACAAGGCCGAGCAACAGCTCGATGCCGCCACCGAGATACTCCGGCTCGCCGAACAAGCCGCGGCCGACCAACCTGCCGCCGACGCCGCTGGCGCCGAGGCCAAGCCAATGGCATTTGCCAACGTCGAACAATTCGTCACCCGCTACCTACTGGAGGTGACCCGCCGGCCGGGGCTGCAGTGGTGTACGACCTGGTGGCGGCACGCCGAGGCCGTCGACCGACTCCGTGCGCTGTGGACATCATGGGAGGCGATGCGCTGGGAAGGTCCCACCGCGATGACGGTGTGGTGGCGCGACTACTGCGACCCGACCGTCTACGCCCTGATGAAGAAGGACGGCACCTTCGCCAGCTGCGACCACAGCACCGACGTGCACAAACAAGGCCGGCTTCTCCCGACCGACCAGGCTCCGGATGGTCTGCTCGACGAACCCGAACCCGAACCTGGGCAAGGCGAGAACTGA